Proteins encoded in a region of the Schaalia hyovaginalis genome:
- a CDS encoding MFS transporter has translation MSSTPSSSDLELRLRRARASVFALFLTNGALFANIIPRYPQIKDIFGLSEPVYGLTVALFPLGALVFGGFAAKAIRRFSSARTAVAGTMGIGAMLAVAGLLAMRRESMGEDAGSAGFLLHLGFACFFFLAGGFDAVTDVGQNAHGLRIQRLMGRPVINSFHAGWSIGAMLGGLMGIGATVLDLPLGVHLFGSALVFVVVGLVALRFALPGADPRAGQTDPILLVANAGGGAEDALGASPSEMRVHAITAPASFVVGALTVLAIAGMLMEDATSTWSALYMRDYLGVKASLAGAAFVVMLASQAVGRLTADRLMERLGNRNTVLLGGALVTLGMGVGVLAASVPATLVGMAFTGYGCAAIVPIAYNAADDVPGLAPGTGLTIVTWLSRFAFLGAPPLVGLIVEATSLRASMIVVPVAGFLALLVAFLIAPERAEAGGGAS, from the coding sequence GTGTCCTCCACCCCCTCTTCAAGCGACCTCGAGCTCCGCCTCCGCCGGGCCCGGGCATCGGTGTTCGCCCTGTTCCTCACGAACGGCGCGCTCTTCGCCAACATCATTCCGAGGTATCCGCAGATCAAAGACATCTTCGGCCTGTCGGAGCCGGTGTACGGGCTCACCGTCGCCCTCTTCCCCCTGGGCGCCCTGGTGTTCGGGGGTTTCGCCGCGAAGGCGATTCGGAGGTTCTCCTCGGCGCGGACCGCGGTCGCGGGGACGATGGGCATCGGTGCGATGCTCGCAGTCGCGGGGCTCCTCGCGATGCGCCGGGAGTCGATGGGCGAGGACGCCGGGAGCGCGGGGTTCCTCCTGCATCTCGGCTTCGCCTGCTTCTTCTTCCTGGCGGGCGGCTTCGACGCGGTCACCGATGTGGGGCAGAACGCGCACGGCCTGCGCATCCAGCGCCTCATGGGGCGGCCCGTCATCAATTCCTTCCATGCGGGTTGGTCGATCGGCGCGATGCTCGGCGGCCTCATGGGCATCGGGGCGACCGTCCTCGACCTTCCTCTCGGCGTCCACCTCTTCGGCTCGGCCCTCGTCTTCGTCGTGGTCGGCCTCGTCGCCCTCCGCTTCGCGCTGCCGGGAGCCGACCCGCGCGCCGGTCAGACCGATCCGATCCTCCTTGTCGCCAATGCGGGCGGAGGGGCCGAAGACGCGCTGGGAGCCTCGCCCTCGGAGATGCGCGTGCACGCGATCACCGCGCCGGCCTCCTTCGTGGTCGGGGCGCTGACTGTCCTCGCGATCGCCGGCATGCTCATGGAGGACGCGACTTCGACGTGGTCGGCGCTCTACATGCGCGACTACCTCGGGGTGAAGGCCTCCCTCGCGGGAGCCGCCTTCGTCGTCATGCTCGCCAGCCAGGCGGTCGGCCGCCTCACGGCCGACCGCCTGATGGAGCGCCTCGGCAACCGGAACACGGTGCTCCTCGGCGGCGCCCTGGTGACGCTCGGCATGGGCGTCGGCGTCCTCGCCGCCTCGGTCCCCGCGACCCTCGTCGGCATGGCCTTCACCGGTTACGGGTGCGCCGCGATCGTCCCGATCGCCTACAACGCCGCTGACGACGTGCCCGGTCTCGCGCCCGGGACGGGGCTGACGATCGTCACATGGCTCTCGCGCTTCGCATTCCTGGGCGCGCCGCCCCTGGTGGGATTGATCGTCGAAGCGACGAGCCTGCGCGCCTCCATGATCGTCGTCCCCGTCGCCGGATTCCTCGCCCTCCTCGTCGCCTTCCTCATCGCGCCGGAGCGCGCGGAAGCGGGAGGCGGTGCTTCATGA
- the pta gene encoding phosphate acetyltransferase yields the protein MTSRYIVVGPESANAARDAADELAALLTGRGTLARLSALEGVTPPDAALSSATALATTLEAVRGADTDAVLIDGAGAPDARTFDPTGWNLDLAAAAKAGIVLVLEAEGASVDLIEEEIRILARRAAAAKATLAAVALPAALAEQVTADVLVLPLPLTSEGADALLALPEPAAVTPLAFQADLIDRARADRKRIVLPEPEDDRVLLAAAEVLARGIADVTLVGDAAAVATRAGELGIDLSEARVVSTSDPELVEKYAAEFARLRAKKGVTLEQAREKIRDVSYFGTMMVHMGDADGMVSGAAHTTAHTIVPSFQIIKTAPGVSIVSSIFLMLMKDRVWAFGDCAVNPNPTPEQLADIAVSSARTAAQFGVEPKVAMLSYSTGDSGSGPDVDAVIEATRIAREKAPELAIEGPIQFDAAVDEAVASKKLPGSPVAGRATVFVFPSLEAGNIGYKAVQRSSGAVAVGPVLQGLNKPVNDLSRGALVEDIVNTVALTAVQAQG from the coding sequence GTGACTTCCCGTTACATCGTTGTCGGGCCTGAATCAGCGAACGCCGCACGCGACGCGGCAGACGAACTCGCAGCTCTCCTCACCGGACGCGGAACCCTCGCTCGCCTGAGCGCTTTGGAGGGCGTCACGCCCCCCGACGCGGCCCTCAGCTCCGCGACCGCGCTGGCGACGACCCTCGAGGCCGTCCGCGGAGCCGACACCGATGCCGTCCTCATCGACGGAGCGGGCGCCCCCGACGCCAGGACCTTCGACCCGACCGGCTGGAACCTCGATCTAGCCGCAGCCGCCAAGGCCGGGATCGTCCTCGTTCTCGAGGCCGAGGGCGCGAGCGTCGACCTCATCGAAGAGGAGATCCGCATCCTCGCCCGGCGCGCCGCAGCCGCCAAGGCGACCCTCGCCGCCGTGGCGCTCCCCGCAGCGCTCGCCGAGCAGGTCACCGCGGACGTCCTCGTGCTCCCCCTGCCCCTCACCTCCGAAGGGGCCGACGCCCTGCTCGCCCTGCCCGAGCCCGCCGCCGTCACGCCCCTCGCCTTCCAGGCCGACCTCATCGATCGCGCCCGCGCTGATCGCAAGCGCATCGTCCTGCCCGAGCCCGAGGACGACCGCGTCCTCCTCGCCGCGGCCGAGGTCCTCGCACGGGGCATCGCCGACGTCACCCTCGTCGGCGACGCGGCCGCCGTCGCGACCCGCGCCGGCGAGCTCGGCATCGACCTGTCCGAGGCCCGCGTCGTCTCGACCTCCGATCCGGAGCTCGTCGAGAAATACGCGGCCGAATTCGCGCGCCTGCGCGCGAAGAAGGGCGTCACCCTCGAGCAGGCGCGCGAGAAGATCCGGGACGTGTCCTACTTCGGCACGATGATGGTCCACATGGGAGACGCCGACGGCATGGTCTCGGGCGCCGCCCACACGACCGCGCACACGATCGTCCCCTCCTTCCAGATCATCAAGACCGCTCCGGGCGTCTCGATCGTCTCATCGATCTTCCTCATGCTCATGAAGGACCGGGTCTGGGCCTTCGGCGATTGCGCCGTCAACCCGAACCCGACCCCCGAGCAGCTCGCCGACATCGCGGTCTCCTCTGCCCGGACCGCCGCGCAGTTCGGAGTCGAGCCGAAGGTCGCGATGCTCTCCTACTCGACCGGGGACTCCGGCTCGGGCCCCGATGTCGACGCCGTCATCGAGGCGACCCGGATCGCCCGCGAGAAGGCCCCCGAGCTCGCGATCGAGGGACCGATCCAGTTCGACGCCGCCGTTGATGAGGCCGTCGCCTCGAAGAAGCTCCCGGGCTCGCCCGTGGCCGGACGCGCGACCGTCTTCGTCTTCCCCTCGCTCGAGGCGGGCAACATCGGTTACAAGGCGGTTCAGCGCTCCTCCGGCGCGGTCGCCGTCGGCCCGGTCCTCCAGGGCCTCAACAAGCCGGTGAACGATCTGTCGCGCGGCGCCCTCGTCGAGGACATCGTCAACACCGTCGCCCTCACCGCCGTCCAGGCCCAGGGCTGA
- a CDS encoding type II toxin-antitoxin system HipA family toxin encodes MIFSSLRFIDTADVYKGDALAGRLRRSAGGEIAFTYLPSYSGTPVSTSLPLTDETITAGGGAVPSFFAGLLPEGHRLSVMARAVKTSLDDELTLLLAIGGDTPGDVRIVPHGQTPRELVPAVDLSDSRVDFRAISDLVDPVGLPGVQSKASASMITTPVKALGRAAILKIDPHDYPHLVINEALHLEKARGLGIPVSPHEVLTDAHGIRGLVVHRFDRGIDASGRLTRFALEDAGQVLGIWPAQKYSVNSEDVVLALAAQTHAPLLATRNLYIQFLYAWLTGNGDLHAKNVSILQGASGRWTVAPIYDVPSTALYGDTTMALPIAGRTKGLRLRHWDEFADSIGLPLRAARAANRHVLKVVSGIDLTVLPFEGSPLHAAERELRLRRAEIA; translated from the coding sequence ATGATCTTCTCCTCGCTCCGCTTCATCGACACGGCCGACGTGTACAAGGGCGATGCGCTGGCCGGACGCCTCCGCCGAAGCGCAGGAGGCGAGATCGCCTTCACCTATCTTCCCAGCTACTCGGGAACCCCCGTCTCAACATCATTGCCCCTGACGGACGAAACCATCACAGCCGGCGGCGGAGCGGTGCCGAGCTTCTTCGCCGGCCTGCTCCCCGAAGGGCACCGGCTCAGCGTCATGGCGCGGGCGGTGAAGACCTCCTTGGATGACGAACTCACGCTCCTCCTCGCCATCGGCGGCGATACTCCCGGAGATGTGAGGATCGTGCCTCACGGGCAAACACCGCGGGAGCTCGTTCCCGCAGTGGACCTCAGCGACAGCCGCGTCGACTTCCGCGCGATCAGCGACCTCGTCGACCCGGTCGGACTTCCCGGGGTGCAGTCCAAGGCCTCCGCCTCGATGATCACGACGCCCGTCAAGGCCCTCGGCCGGGCGGCGATCCTGAAGATCGACCCGCATGACTACCCCCACCTCGTCATCAACGAAGCACTGCACCTCGAAAAGGCCCGCGGGCTCGGAATACCCGTCTCCCCCCATGAAGTCCTCACCGATGCGCACGGCATCCGCGGACTCGTGGTGCACCGATTCGACCGGGGCATCGACGCCTCCGGCCGTTTGACCCGCTTCGCCCTCGAAGACGCCGGACAGGTACTCGGAATCTGGCCCGCTCAAAAATACTCGGTGAACAGCGAGGATGTCGTACTCGCCCTCGCCGCTCAGACGCACGCGCCTCTTCTGGCAACGCGCAACCTCTACATCCAGTTCCTCTACGCATGGCTGACGGGCAACGGCGATCTCCACGCCAAGAATGTCAGTATTCTCCAAGGCGCCTCAGGCCGGTGGACAGTGGCCCCCATCTACGATGTCCCGAGCACCGCCCTCTACGGAGACACGACGATGGCCCTCCCCATCGCCGGTCGGACGAAGGGCCTCCGCCTGCGCCATTGGGATGAATTCGCCGATTCGATCGGGCTACCGCTCAGAGCCGCCCGGGCGGCCAACCGCCACGTCCTGAAAGTCGTCTCCGGCATCGATCTGACAGTCCTGCCCTTCGAGGGCTCCCCCCTGCATGCGGCCGAGAGGGAGCTCAGACTGCGGCGCGCTGAAATCGCATGA
- a CDS encoding helix-turn-helix domain-containing protein — MHPQDTDTTAATIGRSIRDMRKSYRLTQTQLGDLVGLSDKTVRDIERGTGSPSLKAVLSTLSALGLRLEVRDS, encoded by the coding sequence GTGCATCCTCAAGACACAGACACGACCGCCGCGACGATCGGCCGATCCATACGCGACATGCGCAAGAGCTACCGACTCACCCAAACCCAGCTCGGAGATCTCGTCGGCCTGTCGGACAAGACGGTGCGCGACATCGAAAGGGGAACGGGCTCCCCCAGTTTGAAAGCGGTCCTGTCCACGCTATCGGCGCTCGGCCTCCGACTCGAGGTCAGGGACTCATGA
- a CDS encoding NAD(+) synthase, with translation MNFHSLYDQGFARLAAATIPVHPADPARNAEEVVSIAREASDKGAAVLLLPELCLSGYAIDDLLLQDVLLDEVEAAIHSVAQASLDLLPILIVGAPVRAEGSLYNCAIVIHRGRILAVVPKLHLPNYREFYEKRHFVTPGASTPILIDVSKWSAVENPYEKFSPEYVPFSSAVIGVADVPGLKIAVEVCEDMWVPATPGSFATLAGATVICNPSASPITVGRAEDRRLLVRSASARLNAAYLYCAAGEGESTTDLAWDGQTMIYECGDLLAEGERFIPGGRTLTIADVDLDRLVTERTRQNSFADNADYVNAGRADAPFGPLSRVSQIETRLDPPRSDLGLARPVDRFPFVPDDPARLAQDCYEAYSIQVSGLVQRLRAIGNPKVVIGVSGGLDSTHALIVAARAMDLLGRPREDILAYTMPGFATSEGTKSNALELCESLGVPCETIDITPAARQLLADLKHPYSEGADAYDVTFENVQAGLRTDYLFRIANHRGGIVLGTGDLSELALGWCTYGVGDQMSHYAVNTGVPKTMIQHLIRWVVASGQFSARTGEVLTRILDQEISPELVPVKPGEKMQSTQDKIGPYNLQDFTLYYVLRRGARPSKIAFLAQKAWSDAARGEWPAGFPETERVAYTLEEIVKWEALFLRRFFSQQFKRSALPNGPKVMAGGSLSPRGDWRMPSDASGARWVAELESAVAGVPGSGIPAGPESSDSPGDEGGAGSPSMRASAALTPKGASL, from the coding sequence GTGAACTTCCATTCGCTCTACGACCAGGGCTTCGCGCGCCTGGCAGCCGCGACGATCCCCGTCCACCCGGCCGACCCGGCCCGCAACGCCGAAGAAGTCGTCTCGATCGCCCGCGAGGCCTCCGACAAGGGCGCGGCCGTCCTCCTCCTGCCCGAGCTGTGCCTGTCGGGCTACGCGATCGACGACCTCCTCCTCCAAGACGTCCTCCTCGACGAGGTCGAAGCCGCGATCCACTCGGTCGCGCAGGCCTCGCTCGACCTCCTCCCGATCCTCATCGTCGGAGCCCCCGTGCGTGCCGAGGGCTCGCTCTACAACTGCGCGATCGTGATCCACCGGGGGCGCATCCTCGCCGTCGTCCCCAAGCTCCACCTGCCGAACTACCGGGAGTTCTACGAGAAGCGCCACTTCGTCACCCCGGGCGCGTCGACGCCGATCCTCATCGACGTCTCGAAGTGGAGCGCCGTCGAGAACCCCTACGAGAAGTTCTCCCCCGAATACGTCCCCTTCTCCTCCGCGGTCATCGGGGTCGCGGACGTCCCGGGCCTCAAGATCGCAGTCGAGGTCTGCGAGGACATGTGGGTTCCGGCGACCCCCGGCTCCTTCGCGACCCTCGCGGGCGCGACCGTCATCTGCAACCCCTCGGCCTCGCCCATCACCGTCGGCCGCGCCGAGGACCGCCGCCTCCTCGTCCGCTCCGCCTCCGCGCGCCTCAACGCCGCCTACCTCTACTGCGCGGCGGGCGAGGGCGAATCCACGACCGATCTGGCCTGGGACGGCCAGACGATGATCTACGAGTGCGGCGATCTGCTCGCCGAGGGCGAACGCTTCATCCCCGGGGGCCGCACCCTCACGATCGCCGACGTCGACCTCGACCGCCTCGTCACCGAGCGCACCCGCCAGAACTCCTTCGCTGACAACGCCGACTACGTGAACGCCGGGCGGGCGGACGCGCCCTTCGGCCCCCTGTCCAGGGTGTCGCAGATCGAGACCCGGCTGGATCCCCCGCGCAGCGACCTCGGCCTCGCCCGCCCGGTCGACCGCTTCCCCTTCGTCCCCGACGACCCGGCGCGCCTGGCCCAGGACTGCTACGAGGCCTACAGCATCCAGGTCTCGGGCCTCGTCCAGCGGCTGCGCGCGATCGGGAACCCGAAGGTCGTCATCGGGGTGTCCGGCGGCCTCGATTCGACGCATGCGCTCATCGTCGCCGCGCGCGCGATGGACCTCCTGGGGCGCCCGCGCGAGGACATCCTCGCCTACACGATGCCGGGATTCGCGACTTCGGAGGGCACGAAGTCGAACGCCCTCGAGCTGTGCGAGTCGCTCGGCGTCCCCTGCGAGACGATCGACATCACGCCCGCCGCCCGCCAGCTCCTCGCCGACCTCAAGCACCCCTACTCCGAGGGGGCCGACGCCTACGACGTGACCTTCGAGAACGTCCAGGCGGGCCTGCGGACCGATTACCTCTTCCGGATCGCGAACCATCGCGGCGGCATCGTCCTGGGCACCGGCGATCTGTCGGAACTGGCGCTGGGCTGGTGCACCTACGGCGTCGGCGACCAGATGAGCCATTACGCGGTGAACACCGGCGTGCCGAAGACGATGATCCAGCACCTCATCCGCTGGGTCGTCGCCTCCGGCCAGTTCTCGGCGCGCACCGGCGAGGTCCTCACCCGCATCCTGGATCAGGAGATCTCCCCCGAGCTCGTCCCGGTCAAGCCGGGTGAGAAGATGCAGTCGACGCAGGACAAGATCGGCCCCTACAACCTTCAGGACTTCACGCTCTATTACGTGCTGCGCCGCGGAGCCCGCCCCTCGAAGATCGCCTTCCTCGCGCAGAAGGCCTGGTCGGACGCCGCTCGCGGCGAATGGCCCGCGGGTTTCCCCGAGACCGAGCGCGTCGCCTACACCTTGGAGGAGATCGTGAAGTGGGAGGCCCTGTTCCTCCGGCGCTTCTTCTCCCAGCAGTTCAAGCGCTCTGCCCTGCCCAATGGTCCCAAGGTCATGGCGGGCGGTTCGCTGTCTCCGCGCGGCGACTGGCGCATGCCCTCGGACGCCTCGGGGGCGCGCTGGGTCGCGGAGCTCGAGTCCGCGGTCGCGGGAGTGCCCGGTTCGGGGATCCCGGCCGGTCCTGAGTCCTCGGATTCCCCGGGTGACGAGGGCGGGGCCGGCTCCCCGTCGATGCGGGCATCGGCTGCTCTCACCCCGAAGGGGGCCTCCCTGTGA
- a CDS encoding DUF456 domain-containing protein encodes MIGIVNVLVGIAMLVGIIGAIVQVVPSGAVIGVALIVWAIVEGGTAAWTVTGIALLVLIGASVLKYLVPGKRLMESGTANSTLLLALLVGVVGWFVVPVLGLALGAIGTVYLMERRRLGAHAAALGATAGVMKTLGLAILIELVAALVATSLWIVGLVLV; translated from the coding sequence ATGATCGGGATCGTCAACGTCCTGGTCGGCATCGCCATGCTCGTCGGCATCATCGGTGCGATCGTCCAGGTCGTGCCCTCCGGGGCGGTGATCGGCGTCGCGCTGATCGTCTGGGCGATCGTCGAGGGCGGGACGGCGGCCTGGACGGTCACGGGGATCGCCCTCCTCGTCCTGATCGGCGCGAGCGTCTTGAAGTACCTGGTGCCGGGCAAGCGGCTCATGGAGTCGGGGACTGCGAATTCGACGCTTCTGCTCGCCCTCCTCGTCGGAGTGGTCGGCTGGTTCGTCGTTCCCGTCCTCGGTCTCGCACTCGGCGCGATCGGGACCGTGTACCTCATGGAGCGCCGGCGCCTCGGCGCTCATGCGGCAGCGCTCGGGGCCACGGCGGGCGTGATGAAGACGCTCGGCCTGGCGATCCTCATCGAACTCGTCGCCGCCCTCGTTGCGACGAGCCTGTGGATCGTGGGGCTCGTGCTCGTCTGA
- a CDS encoding acetate/propionate family kinase — protein sequence MTQTVLVINSGSSSIKYQLVDPETGDAIAKGIVERIGEALGTIKHVHGADVTEEELPIPDHEVGMREVLRLFDAKGPVLSEAGIVAVGHRIVQGGKYFDGPALVTDEVRDLIERLCPMAPLHNPAHLKGIDVARELMPDIPHVAVFDTAFFQQLPEKASTYALNAEVAEKYAVRRYGAHGTSHQFVSREVAKLLGRDDLKQIVMHLGNGASVSAVKDGKPIDTSMGLTPLEGLMMGSRTGDIDPAVVFHLARQAGMSIDEIDHLFNKESGMKGLTGETDMRSVWGLIGNDEDPETQAKARVAMDIYINRLLKYVGSYTAELGGLDVITFTAGIGENDWRVRRELAEALEPFGVKIDVEKNEGRIGEPRVVSTPDSKVLLLVYPTNEELAIARQALTLL from the coding sequence GTGACCCAGACCGTCCTCGTCATCAACTCCGGCTCCTCCTCCATCAAGTACCAGCTCGTCGACCCCGAAACCGGCGACGCCATCGCCAAGGGCATCGTCGAGCGCATCGGCGAGGCCCTCGGAACGATCAAGCACGTCCACGGGGCCGACGTCACCGAGGAGGAGCTCCCGATCCCCGACCACGAGGTCGGCATGCGCGAGGTCCTCCGCCTCTTCGACGCGAAGGGCCCCGTGCTCTCCGAGGCGGGAATCGTCGCCGTCGGCCACCGCATCGTTCAGGGGGGCAAGTACTTCGACGGCCCCGCCCTCGTCACCGACGAGGTCCGCGACCTCATCGAACGCCTCTGCCCGATGGCGCCCCTGCACAACCCCGCCCACCTCAAGGGCATCGATGTGGCCCGCGAGCTCATGCCCGACATCCCCCACGTCGCCGTCTTCGACACCGCGTTCTTCCAGCAGCTCCCCGAGAAGGCCTCCACCTACGCCCTCAACGCCGAGGTCGCCGAGAAGTACGCGGTCCGCCGCTACGGCGCCCACGGCACTTCCCACCAGTTCGTCTCGCGCGAGGTCGCGAAGCTCCTCGGACGCGACGACCTCAAGCAGATCGTCATGCACCTCGGCAACGGGGCCTCGGTCTCGGCGGTGAAGGACGGCAAGCCGATCGACACCTCCATGGGCCTCACCCCGCTCGAGGGCCTCATGATGGGTTCGCGCACCGGCGACATCGACCCGGCGGTCGTCTTCCACCTCGCCCGCCAGGCGGGCATGTCGATCGACGAGATCGACCACCTCTTCAACAAGGAATCGGGCATGAAGGGCCTCACCGGCGAGACCGACATGCGCTCGGTGTGGGGGCTCATCGGCAATGATGAGGATCCCGAGACCCAGGCGAAGGCCCGGGTCGCCATGGACATCTACATCAACCGCCTCCTCAAGTACGTCGGCTCCTACACGGCCGAGCTCGGCGGCCTCGACGTCATCACCTTCACCGCGGGCATCGGCGAGAACGACTGGAGAGTCCGTCGGGAGCTCGCCGAGGCGCTCGAGCCCTTCGGCGTGAAGATCGACGTCGAGAAGAACGAGGGGCGCATCGGCGAGCCGCGCGTCGTTTCGACGCCCGATTCGAAGGTCCTCCTCCTCGTCTACCCGACGAATGAAGAGCTCGCGATCGCCCGTCAGGCGCTCACGCTGCTCTGA
- a CDS encoding DUF418 domain-containing protein, protein MSTSFTGSHSIRYPAPDLARGFMLLLIAVANVPFWTALFPASGEGGAADQWWVLIRQLFVDHRAYPLFSLLFGFGLMTMIRRRRDAHVAARTRELDESAPGLSPEARDSWIAGFEKEALESGRALVRRRGWWMLLFGAVHALFFMGDIIGTYALVAVLCAGLIAGRRWRLMIVIGIVQQVLAFAMLLFSEFAAESFANTGMYTANQADNTTISGLVGWFYPLIGLVAWVPSTLFTLVLSQVLPAVFIGAALATTDLVSSPERHRDLLLTAGILGLALGALMGAPHALAEAGFLESAPTGTAALHEFGGIAGAIGWLALLVLIAGPPRERLGAARTLLAAVGKRSMSAYVLQTFVFIAVFGVLGLSGVEGVNPLLGMGIAVAVWVVIALACWVMEARGRARGPLEVLLRAAVAASAARQILPGVPVAPSAQAPMAQASGGIEEEPPADRETQD, encoded by the coding sequence ATGTCTACCTCGTTCACCGGTTCTCATTCCATCCGCTACCCCGCGCCCGATCTCGCCCGCGGCTTCATGCTGCTCCTCATCGCCGTGGCGAACGTGCCCTTCTGGACGGCCCTGTTCCCCGCATCCGGCGAGGGGGGAGCCGCGGATCAGTGGTGGGTCCTCATCCGACAGCTCTTCGTCGACCATCGGGCCTACCCGCTCTTCTCACTCCTCTTCGGTTTCGGCCTCATGACGATGATTCGGCGCCGCCGCGACGCCCACGTGGCCGCCCGGACCCGCGAACTCGACGAGTCGGCTCCGGGGCTGAGCCCCGAGGCGAGGGACAGCTGGATCGCGGGCTTCGAGAAGGAGGCGCTCGAGTCGGGCCGTGCCCTCGTCCGACGCAGGGGCTGGTGGATGCTGCTCTTCGGCGCCGTTCACGCCCTGTTCTTCATGGGCGACATCATCGGCACCTACGCCCTGGTCGCGGTGCTCTGCGCAGGTCTCATCGCGGGCAGGAGGTGGCGCCTCATGATCGTCATCGGGATCGTCCAGCAGGTGCTCGCCTTCGCGATGCTCCTGTTCAGCGAATTCGCGGCGGAGTCTTTCGCGAACACCGGAATGTACACGGCGAATCAGGCGGACAATACGACGATCTCCGGTCTCGTCGGATGGTTCTACCCGCTGATCGGCCTCGTCGCGTGGGTCCCCTCCACGCTCTTCACGCTTGTCCTCTCGCAGGTCCTGCCCGCTGTGTTCATCGGCGCGGCCCTGGCGACGACGGACCTCGTGTCCTCACCGGAGCGCCATCGGGACCTCCTTCTGACCGCGGGGATCCTCGGGCTGGCGCTCGGCGCCCTCATGGGCGCTCCCCACGCCTTGGCCGAAGCGGGTTTCCTCGAGTCCGCTCCCACGGGGACGGCCGCCCTGCACGAGTTCGGCGGCATCGCGGGCGCGATCGGGTGGCTCGCCCTCCTCGTCCTCATCGCGGGTCCGCCCCGCGAGCGGCTCGGCGCCGCCCGCACCCTCCTCGCAGCCGTCGGCAAACGATCCATGAGCGCCTACGTGCTTCAGACCTTCGTCTTCATCGCGGTCTTCGGCGTCCTCGGCCTCAGCGGTGTCGAGGGCGTGAACCCGCTGCTCGGCATGGGGATCGCCGTCGCCGTGTGGGTCGTGATTGCCCTGGCCTGCTGGGTCATGGAAGCCCGCGGGCGCGCTCGCGGCCCGCTCGAGGTGCTCCTGCGCGCGGCCGTCGCAGCGTCGGCCGCCCGGCAGATCCTGCCCGGGGTCCCCGTCGCGCCCTCGGCGCAGGCGCCGATGGCGCAGGCGAGCGGGGGAATCGAAGAGGAGCCCCCGGCGGACCGGGAGACGCAGGACTGA
- a CDS encoding TetR/AcrR family transcriptional regulator, translating to MPRQPRMNPDERLTQIVDTASELLSLKGYFGFSVGELAQRCGLSNAGLIHHIGTKQRVLHMVLDARDARDLAVMAEAAGGVDWEAVEAGRAALDTRTAVAMLHALVEHNETQPMIVRLYAILRNESLGDEHPSHDYFVARDAWSLRLLSGLFADATPQAPALGRQLLALMGGLEEQWLRDRSLSLVELWDEAVDILLAGHGIDAGA from the coding sequence ATGCCACGGCAGCCTCGGATGAACCCCGACGAACGTCTCACCCAGATCGTGGACACGGCCAGTGAGCTCCTGTCCCTCAAGGGGTACTTTGGCTTCTCGGTCGGAGAGCTCGCCCAGCGCTGCGGCCTGTCCAACGCCGGACTCATCCACCACATCGGTACCAAGCAGCGCGTCCTGCACATGGTCCTCGACGCCCGCGACGCCCGTGACCTCGCCGTCATGGCCGAGGCGGCCGGGGGCGTCGACTGGGAGGCCGTCGAAGCGGGCCGCGCGGCCCTCGACACGCGCACCGCCGTCGCCATGCTCCACGCGCTCGTCGAACACAACGAGACCCAGCCGATGATCGTGCGCCTCTACGCGATCCTGCGCAACGAGTCACTCGGGGACGAACACCCCAGCCACGACTACTTCGTCGCCCGGGACGCTTGGTCCCTGCGCCTCCTGTCCGGCTTGTTCGCGGATGCGACTCCGCAGGCCCCCGCGTTGGGGCGCCAACTCCTCGCGCTCATGGGGGGCCTCGAGGAGCAGTGGCTGCGGGACCGGTCCCTCTCCCTCGTCGAACTGTGGGACGAGGCCGTCGACATCCTCCTCGCAGGCCACGGGATCGACGCCGGCGCCTGA